A genomic region of Xanthomonas fragariae contains the following coding sequences:
- the cheD gene encoding chemoreceptor glutamine deamidase CheD, producing MSTAVQVDDVMRYRDSRFETITAKLLPTQYLVVDDDTALTTTLGSCVAACLRDPVLKIGGMNHFLLPEGQVGDGAPARYGSYAMELLINDMLKRGAHRKRIEAKVFGGANVLKGFTSNPVGTRNAEFVRQYLQAEHIPIIAEDLCGIHPRKVWFFPTTGRVVVQRLPHAHEVAVAESAVHARLSKAPITGGVELFE from the coding sequence ATGAGTACTGCCGTGCAGGTCGACGATGTCATGCGCTACCGCGATTCGCGGTTCGAGACCATTACCGCCAAGCTGCTGCCCACCCAGTATCTGGTGGTCGACGACGACACCGCGTTGACGACCACCTTGGGATCGTGTGTTGCCGCCTGCCTTCGCGACCCGGTGCTGAAAATCGGCGGCATGAACCACTTTCTGCTGCCGGAAGGCCAGGTCGGCGATGGCGCACCTGCGCGCTACGGCAGCTATGCGATGGAGTTGCTGATCAACGACATGCTCAAGCGCGGCGCACATCGCAAGCGGATCGAAGCAAAGGTTTTCGGTGGCGCCAACGTGCTCAAGGGGTTCACCAGCAATCCGGTGGGCACGCGCAACGCCGAATTCGTACGCCAATATCTGCAGGCCGAACACATTCCCATCATTGCAGAAGATCTGTGCGGCATCCATCCGCGTAAGGTGTGGTTCTTCCCGACGACCGGCCGCGTCGTAGTGCAGCGTTTGCCGCACGCACACGAAGTCGCCGTCGCCGAATCGGCCGTGCATGCCCGTCTGTCCAAAGCACCGATCACCGGTGGAGTGGAGTTGTTCGAATGA
- a CDS encoding methyl-accepting chemotaxis protein, translating to MIALLQRYNVGKRLTFAFGTLILLSCGLVATGLYTLAQARERMDTVVNRQIKIIQLSQDMTNASASIAVQLRNLVLADTREDNQRFIALIKQQRARYEDTRNALYQFSSSPTGTTIRNDIDAANAVARATNEKVMALDSDGKLDQAQALLLTQAGPATQKWQDALASYSELQRKRSQEVYTESNAAMVRGRSLLIAGGVAVVLISGLLGLLITRSLVRPLTQATRAAEAIANGNLDNDVRTQSNDETGRLLHAMGRMQDQMRNLITAQLDMSKRHDDGQISFRMDAGAFPGDFGRMANDTNELVAAHIAVEMQTIHLVERYAIGDLSDDMPRLPGEKAAITAAMDQVKLNLSTMNSEIKHLAQAASNGDFTARGNAEQFQFDFRVMVESLNHLMATADGNLQSLSGLLQSIAAGDLTARMSGQYQGVFAKMRDDANATTEQLADIVGRIQTAADSIGLASGEIASGNQDLSQRTEQQAANLEETAASMEELTSTVKQNAEHASQANQLAIGAAAVASQGGDVVAKVVTTMSDIQSSSKKISEIISVIDGIAFQTNILALNAAVEAARAGEQGRGFAVVASEVRTLAQRSASAAKEIKRLIDDSVDKVTQGTVLVDQAGTTMAEIVASVQHVTNIMGEISSASQEQYSGIEQVNQTVTQIDETTQQNAALVEEATAAARAMEEQAQQLTEAVAVFKVSANAPVARQLPAMVGAPANARFAARPVARSTTVAPSRRSAVGKSASTADLREWKQF from the coding sequence ATGATCGCTCTTCTACAACGGTATAACGTCGGCAAGCGCCTGACCTTTGCCTTCGGCACGCTGATTCTGCTGTCGTGCGGACTGGTCGCCACCGGCCTTTACACGCTGGCGCAGGCGCGCGAGCGCATGGACACCGTGGTCAATCGCCAGATCAAGATCATCCAGCTGTCGCAGGACATGACCAACGCCAGCGCCAGCATCGCCGTGCAGCTGCGCAATCTCGTCCTGGCCGATACCAGAGAAGACAATCAGCGCTTTATTGCGCTGATCAAACAGCAACGCGCCCGCTACGAAGATACGCGCAACGCGCTGTATCAATTCTCGTCATCGCCGACCGGCACCACCATCCGCAACGACATCGATGCCGCCAATGCGGTTGCGCGTGCGACTAATGAAAAAGTGATGGCACTCGACAGCGACGGCAAGCTCGACCAGGCGCAGGCACTGCTGCTGACACAGGCGGGACCGGCAACCCAGAAGTGGCAGGATGCGCTCGCCAGCTACTCCGAACTGCAGCGCAAGCGCAGTCAGGAGGTTTATACAGAGTCGAACGCGGCTATGGTACGAGGCCGTAGTCTGCTAATCGCAGGCGGTGTGGCCGTGGTGCTGATCAGTGGCCTGCTTGGCTTATTGATTACCCGCAGCTTGGTGCGCCCACTGACGCAGGCCACGCGTGCTGCCGAGGCAATCGCCAACGGCAATCTCGACAACGATGTACGCACGCAGTCCAACGATGAAACTGGCCGTTTATTGCACGCTATGGGCCGTATGCAGGACCAGATGCGCAATCTCATCACCGCGCAGCTGGACATGTCCAAGCGCCACGACGACGGCCAGATCAGCTTCCGCATGGATGCCGGCGCCTTTCCTGGCGACTTCGGCCGCATGGCCAATGACACCAACGAGCTGGTTGCTGCTCACATCGCGGTCGAGATGCAGACCATCCATCTGGTGGAGCGCTATGCCATCGGCGACCTGAGCGACGACATGCCGCGCCTGCCCGGCGAAAAAGCCGCCATCACCGCGGCGATGGACCAGGTCAAATTGAATCTGTCCACGATGAACTCGGAAATCAAGCATCTTGCGCAGGCCGCCTCCAACGGCGACTTCACTGCACGCGGCAACGCCGAGCAGTTCCAGTTCGATTTCCGCGTCATGGTGGAGAGCCTCAATCACCTGATGGCCACCGCCGACGGTAATCTGCAGTCGCTGTCCGGTCTGTTGCAGTCGATCGCCGCCGGCGATCTCACCGCACGCATGAGCGGCCAGTACCAAGGCGTGTTTGCGAAGATGCGCGACGACGCCAACGCCACCACCGAACAGCTGGCCGACATCGTGGGCCGCATCCAGACTGCCGCCGATTCGATCGGTTTGGCATCGGGTGAAATCGCCTCCGGCAATCAGGATCTATCGCAGCGCACCGAGCAACAGGCTGCAAATCTGGAAGAAACCGCAGCATCGATGGAAGAGCTCACCTCTACCGTCAAGCAGAATGCCGAACACGCCAGCCAGGCCAACCAGCTCGCCATCGGCGCGGCTGCGGTGGCCTCGCAGGGCGGCGATGTGGTGGCCAAAGTAGTTACCACTATGTCGGACATCCAGAGCTCGTCGAAGAAGATTTCCGAGATTATCAGCGTCATCGACGGTATCGCGTTCCAGACCAATATCCTTGCCTTGAACGCTGCGGTGGAAGCAGCGCGTGCCGGCGAACAAGGCCGTGGTTTTGCGGTGGTCGCCTCCGAAGTGCGCACATTGGCACAGCGTTCGGCCAGCGCCGCCAAAGAGATCAAGCGCCTGATCGACGACTCGGTCGACAAGGTCACCCAAGGCACAGTGCTGGTCGATCAGGCTGGCACCACCATGGCCGAGATCGTCGCCAGCGTGCAGCATGTCACCAATATCATGGGCGAGATTTCGTCGGCGTCGCAGGAACAATATTCAGGCATCGAACAGGTCAATCAGACCGTGACCCAGATCGACGAAACCACCCAGCAAAATGCCGCGTTGGTGGAAGAAGCCACCGCTGCCGCACGTGCGATGGAAGAGCAGGCGCAGCAGCTCACCGAAGCGGTGGCGGTGTTCAAGGTCTCCGCAAATGCACCGGTAGCACGTCAGTTGCCGGCCATGGTTGGTGCACCGGCCAACGCGCGCTTCGCGGCGCGTCCGGTAGCACGCTCCACGACGGTCGCGCCGTCACGGCGCAGTGCCGTCGGCAAATCGGCATCGACCGCTGACCTGAGGGAGTGGAAGCAGTTCTGA
- a CDS encoding sensor domain-containing protein, translated as MREPVSAIAADVLADSAAATTGPIKTDPITAGAIEPGPVTAGVAKAGEQPQECRSRLLAEALDGSSSAILICDLQSRLLFANDGFQRMFGYTEAELVGQIPSHVLTRAQSDHSEVARIRERADALQQSQADLLVYRKDGTPLWISLNFNPIYDADQNPSHYVTVLTDITDTKVHEVLQHRVLEALVQERPLIEVMTLICTEVERIAPDVLATVMSADNHGCLQTLAAPSLPPEYADAVNGLKIGPGASACGTAAWRGRAVMVEDIATDPLFAPYRDTLLQMGLRACWSTPIRSNSSRVLGTFALYYRKPQRADAWHVRLTELCQQLCTLALEREQIRQRVHQLAFYDTLTGLPNRLMFSARAEQALTQAEYAGEPAALMFINIDRFKLINDSQGHSAGDGLLRDIALRIGDQLSATAMLARLAGDEFALALPQCSAEQAGAVAERLLGTIAGPLPVGHMTVHPSASIGVAMFPEDGREINILLRHADLAMNRAKKEGGGRFRFFSSDMNRMAQERVALEAELRQAIGRNQLQLHYQPQLLSAAPHALYGVEALLRWNHPQLGTISPARFLPVAEEQGMMPQLNDWVLRSACRQIADWRHRGVPVARVSVNLSASSFESPRMLVDLLRLISDMGVLPSDLTLEMTESVMLSGQPDVLENLHAIREAGISLSLDDFGTGYSSLSHLHRLPIDELKLDMSFVRDIEHSEDARALITSVLRIGAHLRKHVVAEGVENEAQRLFLADLGCEVLQGYLFSRPLPAAALEAWLSAQP; from the coding sequence ATGCGTGAACCCGTCTCAGCTATCGCTGCGGACGTGCTGGCCGATAGCGCAGCAGCAACCACTGGCCCAATCAAGACCGACCCGATCACTGCTGGCGCGATCGAGCCGGGCCCCGTCACTGCCGGCGTGGCGAAGGCCGGCGAGCAGCCCCAAGAATGCCGTTCGCGCCTGCTGGCCGAAGCGTTGGATGGCAGCAGTAGCGCCATCCTCATCTGCGATCTGCAATCGCGTCTGCTCTTCGCCAACGACGGTTTCCAGCGCATGTTCGGCTACACCGAAGCCGAATTGGTCGGTCAGATCCCATCGCATGTGCTGACCCGGGCGCAAAGCGACCATAGCGAAGTGGCGCGCATCCGCGAACGCGCCGATGCGTTGCAGCAGAGCCAGGCCGACTTGCTGGTCTATCGCAAGGACGGCACACCGCTATGGATTTCGCTCAACTTCAATCCGATCTACGACGCCGACCAGAATCCATCGCATTACGTTACGGTGCTGACCGACATCACCGATACCAAGGTGCATGAGGTATTGCAGCACCGCGTGCTGGAAGCACTGGTACAAGAGCGGCCGCTGATCGAAGTGATGACGCTGATCTGCACCGAGGTCGAACGCATCGCACCGGACGTGCTGGCCACGGTGATGAGTGCCGACAATCATGGCTGCCTGCAAACGCTGGCTGCCCCCAGCCTGCCACCCGAATATGCCGACGCGGTCAACGGATTGAAGATCGGCCCTGGCGCCAGCGCATGCGGGACTGCCGCCTGGCGCGGCCGTGCGGTGATGGTGGAAGACATCGCCACCGACCCGCTGTTCGCGCCGTATCGCGACACCCTGTTGCAGATGGGATTACGCGCCTGCTGGAGCACCCCGATCCGCTCCAACAGCTCGCGCGTGCTCGGTACCTTCGCGCTGTACTACCGCAAGCCGCAGCGCGCCGACGCCTGGCATGTGCGACTCACCGAGTTATGCCAACAGCTGTGCACACTGGCACTGGAACGCGAGCAGATCCGCCAACGCGTGCATCAATTGGCGTTCTACGACACGCTCACAGGCCTGCCCAACCGCCTCATGTTCAGCGCGCGCGCCGAACAGGCACTGACACAGGCCGAATACGCAGGCGAACCGGCCGCGTTGATGTTCATCAATATCGATCGCTTCAAGCTGATCAACGATAGTCAGGGCCACTCCGCAGGCGATGGTTTGTTACGCGACATCGCGCTGCGTATTGGCGACCAACTTTCCGCCACCGCAATGCTGGCGCGCCTGGCCGGCGACGAATTCGCACTTGCACTGCCGCAGTGCAGTGCAGAGCAGGCCGGTGCCGTAGCCGAGCGCCTGCTTGGCACCATCGCAGGCCCGCTGCCGGTCGGACATATGACCGTGCATCCGTCGGCCAGCATCGGCGTGGCGATGTTTCCCGAAGACGGGCGCGAAATCAACATCCTGCTGCGGCATGCCGATCTGGCAATGAATCGCGCCAAGAAGGAAGGCGGCGGACGTTTCCGTTTTTTCAGCTCCGACATGAACCGTATGGCGCAGGAGCGCGTCGCGCTGGAAGCGGAACTGCGCCAGGCGATCGGTCGCAATCAGCTGCAACTGCATTACCAACCGCAATTGCTTAGCGCCGCGCCGCACGCGCTGTATGGTGTTGAAGCGTTGCTGCGCTGGAATCATCCGCAGCTTGGCACCATTTCGCCGGCCCGGTTTCTGCCCGTTGCCGAAGAACAAGGCATGATGCCGCAGCTAAACGATTGGGTGCTGCGCAGTGCGTGTCGGCAGATCGCCGATTGGCGCCATCGCGGCGTTCCGGTAGCGCGCGTCTCGGTGAACTTGTCGGCCAGCAGTTTCGAAAGCCCGCGCATGCTCGTCGATCTGCTCCGGTTGATCTCCGACATGGGCGTGCTGCCGTCCGACCTGACCTTGGAAATGACCGAGAGCGTGATGCTTTCCGGGCAACCCGACGTACTGGAAAATCTGCACGCCATTCGCGAAGCCGGCATCTCGTTGTCGTTGGACGACTTCGGCACCGGCTACTCCAGCCTGAGCCATCTGCATCGCCTGCCGATTGACGAACTCAAACTGGACATGAGCTTCGTACGCGACATCGAACACAGCGAAGACGCACGCGCGCTCATCACCTCGGTGCTACGCATCGGCGCGCATCTGCGCAAGCACGTGGTTGCCGAAGGTGTGGAAAACGAAGCGCAGCGGTTGTTTCTCGCCGATCTCGGCTGCGAAGTCCTACAAGGCTATCTGTTCTCACGCCCGTTGCCGGCTGCGGCGCTGGAAGCGTGGCTGAGTGCGCAGCCGTAG
- a CDS encoding chemotaxis protein CheW, with amino-acid sequence MNDKSTATGTGGEFLSFALGEEHYGVDILKVQEIRGYDSVTRLPDAPDYIKGVINLRGTIVPVIDLRLKLRLKEARYDAFTVMIVLNVEDRVVGIVVDSVSDVIPLNDDQIRPTPEFGAAVDTRFISGIGTQDDRMLILLDIETLLDSTELGQQLVEEAA; translated from the coding sequence ATGAACGACAAGAGCACTGCCACCGGCACCGGTGGTGAATTCCTTAGCTTCGCTTTGGGCGAAGAACACTACGGCGTAGACATCCTGAAAGTGCAGGAAATCCGCGGCTACGATTCGGTCACTCGCCTGCCCGACGCCCCCGACTACATCAAGGGTGTGATCAACCTGCGCGGCACCATCGTGCCGGTGATCGACCTGCGCCTGAAGCTGCGCCTGAAAGAAGCGCGCTACGACGCCTTTACAGTAATGATCGTGCTCAACGTCGAAGACCGTGTGGTCGGCATCGTGGTGGATAGCGTCTCGGACGTGATTCCGCTCAACGACGATCAGATCCGCCCGACGCCCGAGTTCGGCGCTGCGGTCGACACCCGTTTCATCTCCGGCATCGGCACCCAGGACGATCGCATGTTGATCCTGCTGGATATCGAGACCTTGCTGGATAGTACCGAGCTGGGGCAGCAACTGGTTGAAGAAGCAGCCTGA
- a CDS encoding protein-glutamate methylesterase/protein-glutamine glutaminase translates to MTLETPVRVLIVDDSAVVRQMLTEILSRDPGIEVIGSAADPILAREKIKRLNPDVITLDVEMPRMDGLVFLENLMRLRPTPVVMISSLTERGADTTLQALSLGAVDFVSKPKIDLARGLEDYAEEIVSKVKMAAKAKVSALNRPSAPKVILDMHSAPVPGSALRFRTTDRLIAIGASAGGTEALRVVLEHMPADAPAVVMTQHLPASFSTAFAERLNRHSAMSVREASDGEAILPGHAYLPPGGQHLRIIRDGARWRCRIDDGQPVNRHKPAVDVLFRSVAANAGPNAVGAILTGMGDDGARGLLEMLQAGAPTLVQDEASSVVWGMPGAAYKLGAAQEVVPLDRVAERLIALSAQAR, encoded by the coding sequence ATGACGCTGGAAACCCCTGTGCGCGTATTGATCGTCGACGACTCGGCGGTCGTGCGCCAGATGCTCACCGAAATTCTTTCGCGCGACCCCGGCATCGAAGTCATCGGCTCGGCCGCCGACCCGATCCTGGCACGCGAAAAAATCAAGCGCCTCAATCCGGACGTGATCACGCTGGATGTGGAAATGCCGCGCATGGACGGTCTGGTGTTTCTGGAAAACCTCATGCGCCTGCGCCCAACCCCGGTAGTGATGATTTCATCGCTGACCGAACGCGGCGCCGACACCACCTTGCAAGCCTTGTCGCTGGGCGCAGTGGACTTCGTTTCCAAGCCCAAGATCGACCTCGCGCGCGGGCTGGAAGACTATGCCGAGGAGATCGTCAGCAAAGTCAAGATGGCCGCCAAAGCCAAGGTTAGCGCGCTTAATCGCCCAAGCGCGCCCAAGGTCATCTTGGACATGCACTCCGCACCGGTGCCCGGCAGCGCGCTGCGCTTCCGCACCACCGATCGCCTGATAGCGATTGGCGCCTCTGCCGGTGGCACCGAAGCGTTGCGCGTGGTGCTCGAACATATGCCTGCCGATGCCCCGGCGGTGGTGATGACCCAGCATCTGCCGGCCAGCTTCAGCACCGCCTTTGCCGAACGCCTCAATCGTCATTCGGCGATGTCGGTGCGCGAAGCCAGCGACGGCGAAGCGATCCTGCCCGGCCACGCCTATCTGCCACCAGGCGGCCAGCATCTGCGCATTATCCGCGACGGTGCCCGCTGGCGCTGCCGCATCGACGACGGCCAGCCGGTCAATCGCCACAAGCCGGCAGTGGACGTGCTGTTCCGTTCCGTGGCTGCCAACGCCGGCCCCAACGCGGTCGGTGCCATCCTGACCGGCATGGGCGACGACGGCGCACGCGGCCTGCTGGAAATGCTGCAGGCCGGTGCACCTACGCTGGTGCAGGACGAAGCCAGCAGCGTGGTCTGGGGCATGCCCGGCGCTGCCTACAAACTTGGTGCCGCACAGGAAGTGGTGCCGTTGGATCGCGTTGCAGAACGCCTGATCGCGCTGTCGGCGCAGGCGCGCTGA
- a CDS encoding CheR family methyltransferase, translated as MTTTTSASDTREFDFGDRDFKRVCDLIYQRVGISLAPAKRDMVYGRLSRRLRALGLRSFRDYLDQLEAGHDEKEWQAFTNALTTNLTSFFREPHHFDKLREELQKRASQAPLNIWSCAASTGEEPYSIAITACEAFGSLTPPVSIMATDVDTQVLETASRGVYAIDRLASLDASIKRKYFQRGSGPNDGKCRVIPALRQLIEFRQLNLLSPRYDVGGPYAALFCRNVMIYFDKPTQRGILSRLVSHMGDDGLLYTGHSENYLHAADLIQPCGRTLYRRAPRAGASA; from the coding sequence ATGACGACTACGACTTCCGCCTCAGACACACGCGAATTTGATTTCGGCGATCGCGACTTCAAGCGCGTCTGCGACCTGATTTACCAGCGTGTCGGCATCTCACTGGCTCCGGCCAAGCGCGACATGGTGTATGGCCGTCTGTCGCGTCGTTTGCGCGCGCTTGGTCTGCGCTCTTTCCGCGATTACCTCGACCAACTGGAAGCAGGCCATGACGAAAAAGAATGGCAGGCGTTCACCAACGCGCTAACCACCAACCTGACCTCGTTCTTCCGTGAGCCGCACCACTTCGACAAGCTGCGCGAAGAACTGCAAAAGCGCGCTTCGCAAGCACCGCTCAATATCTGGTCGTGCGCGGCATCCACCGGTGAGGAGCCATATTCGATTGCCATCACCGCGTGCGAAGCTTTCGGTTCGCTGACTCCGCCGGTGAGTATCATGGCCACCGACGTTGATACCCAGGTGCTGGAAACCGCCTCGCGCGGCGTCTACGCCATCGATCGCCTCGCCTCGCTGGATGCCTCGATCAAGCGCAAGTACTTCCAACGCGGCAGCGGCCCCAACGACGGCAAGTGCCGGGTCATTCCAGCGCTGCGCCAGCTCATCGAATTCCGGCAATTGAATCTGCTGTCGCCGCGGTACGACGTCGGCGGCCCGTACGCAGCGCTGTTTTGCCGCAACGTGATGATCTATTTCGACAAGCCCACCCAGCGCGGCATCCTGTCGCGTCTGGTCAGCCACATGGGCGACGACGGCCTGCTGTACACCGGGCACTCGGAGAACTACCTGCACGCGGCCGATCTGATCCAGCCGTGCGGACGCACGCTGTATCGGCGCGCCCCGCGCGCGGGAGCATCTGCATGA
- a CDS encoding methyl-accepting chemotaxis protein, giving the protein MNSLLLRFKVGPRLAAAFTVLILLSGFITFIGYRGLTSARALVDELVHQNMVKIRLSNDMMNANYAIAAQVRNVVLPTSNEENLKFIEAIKSGRADYGKAREALYAMPTSAQGQAIRDDIDRRTLAVRELNNKVIELVKAGHRDEALPLLLTKAAPALEQWQDKIGENITLQDKLAIEVATVALDSMDDSRKLLIGGSLLVVVLSGTLGLLITRSLTQPLSRATRAAEAIAEGRLDNAVHTDANDETGRLLQAMDKMQLQVRNLITAQVDMARRHDDGQVSFRMDASAFPGDYGRMADDTNALVDSHIQVTLRLAQIMGRYAIGDLSEDMDTLPGEKAKLTDTMAQVKANLASMNQQIKHLAQAAANGDFSARGDAAQFQYDFRVMVDSLNQLMATADGSLQSLSGMLQAIAAGDLTARMEGEFKGVFAQMRDDANATVTQLAGIVGHIQHSAVSINAAATEIAAGNQDLSQRTEQQAANLEETAASMEELTSTVKQNAEGARQANQLAIGAASVASQGGAVVGKVVDTMAGIETSSKKIADIISVIDGIAFQTNILALNAAVEAARAGEQGRGFAVVASEVRTLAQRSSAAAKEIKELIVDSVQRVADGSQLVDQAGKTMAEIVSSVQRVTDIMGEISAASQEQSASIEQVNQTVTQMDETTQQNAALVEEATAAARAMEEQAQQLTETVAVFKIVAQAPVARQLSAIASAPTNARSVARPAARATAALAAPRRSTTGALASAAESGDWREF; this is encoded by the coding sequence ATGAACTCTCTTTTGCTGCGTTTCAAGGTCGGGCCACGATTGGCTGCGGCATTCACCGTGCTGATTCTGTTGTCGGGTTTTATCACTTTCATCGGTTACCGCGGGCTGACCTCGGCACGCGCACTTGTCGACGAGCTGGTGCACCAGAACATGGTGAAGATCCGGCTCTCCAATGACATGATGAATGCCAATTACGCCATCGCCGCGCAAGTGCGCAACGTCGTGCTACCCACAAGTAACGAAGAAAACCTGAAATTTATCGAGGCGATCAAGTCCGGGCGTGCCGACTACGGCAAGGCACGCGAAGCCTTGTATGCCATGCCGACGTCGGCGCAGGGCCAAGCCATCCGTGACGACATCGATCGGCGCACTCTCGCGGTGAGAGAGTTGAACAATAAAGTCATCGAGCTGGTGAAGGCGGGCCATCGCGATGAAGCGCTCCCGTTGCTGCTGACCAAGGCCGCACCGGCGCTGGAGCAATGGCAGGACAAGATCGGCGAGAACATTACGCTGCAAGACAAGCTGGCCATAGAAGTCGCCACCGTGGCACTGGACTCGATGGACGACTCGCGCAAGCTGCTGATCGGCGGGTCGCTGCTGGTGGTGGTGCTGAGCGGCACATTGGGCCTGCTGATCACCCGCAGTCTGACCCAACCATTGAGCCGTGCCACCCGCGCCGCTGAAGCAATCGCCGAGGGCCGGCTCGATAACGCCGTGCATACCGACGCCAACGACGAAACCGGCCGCTTATTGCAGGCGATGGACAAGATGCAGTTGCAGGTGCGCAACCTGATCACCGCACAGGTGGACATGGCCAGGCGCCACGATGACGGCCAAGTCAGTTTCCGCATGGATGCCAGCGCATTTCCAGGCGATTATGGCCGCATGGCCGACGACACCAATGCCTTGGTCGACAGCCACATCCAGGTCACACTGCGCCTGGCGCAGATCATGGGCCGCTACGCAATCGGCGACCTCAGCGAGGACATGGACACCCTGCCCGGCGAAAAAGCAAAGCTCACCGACACCATGGCGCAGGTCAAAGCCAATCTGGCGTCGATGAATCAGCAGATTAAGCACCTGGCGCAAGCCGCCGCCAATGGCGACTTCAGCGCTCGCGGCGACGCGGCCCAGTTCCAGTACGACTTCCGGGTGATGGTGGACAGCCTGAACCAGTTGATGGCCACCGCCGACGGCAGCCTGCAGTCACTGTCGGGCATGTTGCAGGCGATTGCCGCAGGCGACCTAACCGCACGCATGGAGGGCGAGTTCAAGGGCGTGTTTGCACAGATGCGCGACGATGCCAATGCCACCGTTACGCAATTGGCAGGCATCGTCGGGCATATCCAGCACTCGGCGGTCTCCATCAATGCTGCGGCCACCGAGATTGCAGCGGGCAATCAGGACCTATCGCAGCGCACCGAACAACAAGCTGCCAATCTCGAAGAAACCGCTGCATCGATGGAAGAGCTCACCTCCACAGTCAAGCAGAACGCCGAGGGCGCGCGTCAGGCCAATCAACTGGCGATCGGCGCAGCCAGCGTGGCCTCGCAGGGCGGCGCAGTCGTTGGCAAGGTGGTCGACACCATGGCCGGGATCGAAACCTCGTCCAAGAAAATCGCCGACATCATCAGCGTCATCGATGGAATCGCGTTCCAGACCAATATCCTGGCCTTGAACGCGGCGGTGGAAGCCGCACGTGCCGGCGAACAAGGCCGCGGATTTGCGGTGGTGGCTTCCGAAGTCCGCACGCTGGCGCAGCGCTCCTCCGCCGCAGCGAAGGAGATCAAGGAACTGATCGTCGACTCGGTGCAACGCGTTGCCGACGGCTCGCAGCTGGTGGACCAAGCAGGCAAGACCATGGCCGAGATAGTGTCGTCGGTGCAACGCGTCACCGACATCATGGGCGAAATTTCCGCCGCCTCGCAGGAGCAATCGGCTAGCATCGAACAAGTCAACCAGACCGTCACCCAGATGGACGAAACGACGCAGCAAAACGCCGCGCTGGTGGAAGAAGCCACCGCCGCCGCACGCGCGATGGAGGAACAGGCCCAGCAACTTACCGAAACGGTTGCGGTGTTCAAGATCGTCGCGCAGGCACCAGTGGCGCGGCAGTTGTCGGCGATTGCCAGTGCACCGACCAATGCACGCTCGGTGGCGCGTCCGGCGGCACGTGCAACTGCCGCCCTGGCAGCGCCACGTCGCAGCACGACCGGTGCATTGGCATCGGCTGCAGAATCAGGCGACTGGCGGGAGTTTTAA